In Vibrio japonicus, the following are encoded in one genomic region:
- a CDS encoding glycosyltransferase translates to MVKKEKIHVCHLVYSFDIGGLERVIANCIGALDKNAYRHSIIALTEVGEFISEIDGVVEHYSLNKKSGHDFFIHLKLYKILKKIRPDVLHSYNLSTIEYQWLTSFLDIQLRIHAEHGRDSYDMNGTVKKYQLLRRVMSPFIDHFVTVSQDLHHWLRDDVLIPEKKLLLITNGIDTDYYRPDNIKPERKGIYEGKFIFGHVSRLHPIKNQEFLIESFNKACFLSPSFRESCLLIIVGDGPDKDKLKKLVDNNEHLKDKIIFTGSKSNVREYYSIFDVFVMSSLAEGVPMTLLESMSMGVPHLVTSVGGITEVVEEGITGISLCDKDKDTYHEKMIELFENKNNLSTLSQNSRLRVTSSYSQNKMVGSYNKIYKTVCI, encoded by the coding sequence ATGGTGAAAAAAGAGAAAATACATGTATGCCATCTCGTCTACAGCTTCGACATAGGCGGTTTAGAAAGAGTGATCGCTAACTGTATTGGAGCTTTAGATAAAAACGCATACAGACATAGTATTATCGCACTTACTGAAGTCGGGGAGTTTATTTCCGAGATAGATGGAGTGGTAGAGCACTACTCATTAAATAAGAAAAGCGGCCACGATTTTTTTATCCACCTAAAGTTGTACAAGATATTGAAAAAAATTCGGCCAGATGTTTTGCACAGCTATAACCTATCGACCATTGAGTACCAATGGCTAACTTCTTTCTTAGATATCCAACTACGTATTCATGCCGAGCACGGCAGAGACTCGTATGATATGAATGGTACAGTGAAAAAGTACCAGCTATTAAGAAGAGTAATGAGCCCATTCATTGATCACTTCGTCACAGTGTCGCAAGATTTACACCATTGGTTAAGAGATGACGTCCTTATACCAGAAAAAAAACTTTTATTAATTACGAATGGTATCGATACCGACTATTATCGTCCTGACAACATCAAACCTGAACGCAAAGGTATTTATGAAGGAAAATTCATTTTCGGCCATGTATCGAGACTACATCCAATAAAAAACCAAGAGTTTCTCATAGAAAGTTTCAACAAAGCCTGCTTTCTTTCACCGAGCTTTCGTGAAAGCTGTTTACTTATTATTGTTGGTGATGGGCCCGATAAAGATAAGCTTAAAAAGTTGGTCGATAATAACGAACACTTGAAAGATAAAATAATATTCACTGGTTCAAAATCTAACGTCAGAGAATATTACAGTATATTTGATGTATTTGTTATGTCTTCTTTAGCCGAAGGCGTACCTATGACGCTTCTTGAATCTATGTCTATGGGCGTTCCTCATTTGGTTACTTCGGTAGGAGGTATCACGGAGGTCGTAGAAGAAGGAATAACAGGAATCAGTCTCTGTGATAAAGACAAAGACACTTACCATGAAAAAATGATAGAGCTGTTTGAAAACAAGAATAATCTCAGCACACTTTCACAAAACTCTCGGCTAAGAGTGACATCAAGTTATAGCCAGAACAAGATGGTTGGCTCTTATAACAAAATTTATAAAACGGTATGTATATAA
- a CDS encoding PEP-utilizing enzyme → MKAFILGAGVPISGSKPSALKNISINKRALDWQLHSLESLVPLNSVFFLGGYHIEEIVKRYPELNFIVMPEWSKSTPLDTFLSAPFSNESCVVTYGDTLFRDEFIKSFISKDADITVAVDSCWLERYKSRNKEDIDKAEVLVREGKVFEFTGLIYFSEHSVRVIEELKSESNDLSGKRLIDLIELMEVNGLTVRFKDVKADWAEFNSPSDIANFILGTKADTLSRLESMVKTSYIGEQYSFMIEDWMQNSNQVILNIQNKFRNKKLAVRSSSKLEDNWRSSNAGGFDSILNVDCSDSGELKSAIKSVVDSYGLSLEGKDQVLIQEFLQDVAIAGVVFTCTLESGAPYYRFNFDDTTSSTESVTSGAHSDLRTVLVYKSQPETIETVAPELKGILKAVQELEKLLGFDKLDIEFAIDSKGNVHIFQVRPVIVNSDNYEIENDKIVESLNSNVTRYCELQSKPSFVSGDKTIFANMPDWNPAEIISTRPKPLSLSLYQQLITNEVWAKQRAEFGYKDVRPYPLIVTFSGHPYIDVRASFNSFIPDSVPKDSAERIVNAYVEILNDNPGFHDKVEFDVAFTIWIPEFHQEAKKRLLPYGVLESDLSTLEEGLKVITRNALTRLDDDIRSVEQLTVRRQQINDSSLTDIDKAFALLDDCKRYGTLAFSHAARAGFVAKTLLNSLVTRGELSDERCMMFLNSFDTVAGQFEKDKARFAKGEITLGELIDKYGHLRPGTYEITTPAYWELPEQYLIPREVKLTDHESVDMAFSDEELFAISSLLEQLESEVSEQEFIHYLIKSTQERERVKFEMTKNLSKALDCIAKWAYGAGLSREDASFLTYSDIESLKLNRSDFQDLLATLQRRKSNYQVTKVIELPSVINDKSQFYCFERYASLPNYIGLKSVTADTATMMDDNTKLKGKIVIIPQADPGYDWLFGHEIAGLITQFGGANSHMAIRAAEIGLPAAIGVGEKLYEVLLASSRLELDCLGQRLKVVE, encoded by the coding sequence GTGAAGGCTTTTATTTTAGGCGCTGGGGTCCCAATAAGCGGTAGCAAACCTTCAGCATTAAAAAATATATCCATCAACAAGAGAGCGTTGGATTGGCAGCTCCATAGCCTAGAAAGTTTAGTTCCACTCAATAGTGTTTTTTTTCTGGGTGGATATCACATAGAAGAAATTGTCAAAAGGTACCCAGAACTCAACTTTATTGTTATGCCGGAATGGAGTAAGTCCACACCACTGGACACTTTTCTTAGTGCACCTTTTTCAAATGAGTCCTGTGTAGTCACGTACGGAGACACGCTATTTAGAGATGAGTTTATTAAAAGTTTCATCTCTAAGGATGCAGATATCACCGTCGCGGTAGACAGTTGTTGGCTCGAAAGATATAAGTCAAGAAATAAAGAAGATATCGACAAAGCGGAAGTCTTGGTAAGAGAAGGTAAAGTTTTTGAGTTTACAGGGTTAATATACTTTAGTGAACATTCGGTAAGAGTGATTGAAGAATTAAAATCAGAGTCAAATGATCTATCAGGTAAACGTCTGATAGATTTAATTGAGCTGATGGAGGTTAATGGATTAACGGTTAGGTTTAAAGATGTTAAAGCCGATTGGGCTGAATTTAACTCACCCAGTGATATTGCCAATTTTATTTTAGGAACAAAAGCTGACACGCTTTCTCGATTAGAGAGCATGGTTAAAACGAGTTATATTGGTGAGCAATATAGCTTTATGATCGAAGATTGGATGCAAAACTCTAATCAAGTTATTCTCAATATACAGAATAAGTTTAGAAACAAAAAACTCGCTGTCCGAAGCAGTTCGAAACTTGAGGATAACTGGCGTTCTTCTAATGCCGGGGGATTTGATAGCATTCTTAATGTGGACTGTAGTGACTCTGGCGAACTCAAATCGGCAATAAAGTCCGTCGTTGACTCTTATGGTCTTTCGTTGGAAGGGAAAGATCAGGTTCTTATTCAGGAATTTTTGCAAGATGTTGCGATAGCTGGGGTGGTGTTTACCTGCACGCTTGAATCTGGCGCACCATACTATCGATTCAACTTTGATGATACGACCAGTTCGACAGAGTCCGTCACTTCAGGGGCACACTCTGATCTAAGAACGGTTCTCGTTTATAAGTCTCAGCCTGAGACGATAGAGACAGTCGCCCCCGAACTAAAAGGCATCCTAAAAGCGGTTCAGGAATTAGAAAAACTACTCGGCTTCGATAAGTTAGACATAGAATTTGCTATCGACTCTAAAGGAAATGTTCATATATTTCAGGTTCGCCCGGTGATAGTAAATAGCGATAACTATGAAATTGAAAATGACAAAATAGTCGAGTCACTTAATTCGAACGTGACTAGGTATTGCGAACTTCAATCTAAGCCTTCATTTGTCTCTGGCGATAAAACCATTTTTGCCAATATGCCTGATTGGAACCCCGCTGAAATTATCAGTACACGACCGAAACCACTATCGTTAAGCTTGTATCAACAACTGATTACTAACGAAGTGTGGGCGAAGCAGAGAGCAGAGTTTGGTTATAAAGATGTGAGGCCTTACCCCTTAATCGTCACCTTTTCGGGTCACCCATATATTGATGTCCGCGCAAGCTTTAACTCTTTTATACCTGACTCAGTGCCAAAGGACTCAGCTGAGAGAATCGTAAATGCGTATGTTGAAATACTCAACGATAATCCAGGCTTTCATGACAAAGTGGAGTTTGATGTCGCATTTACGATCTGGATACCTGAATTCCATCAAGAAGCGAAAAAACGGTTACTGCCCTATGGCGTACTAGAGTCTGATTTATCGACTTTAGAAGAGGGACTAAAAGTCATTACAAGGAATGCGCTGACTAGGCTGGATGATGACATTCGCTCGGTCGAGCAATTAACGGTTAGGCGTCAGCAAATCAATGATTCAAGCCTGACGGATATCGATAAAGCTTTTGCGCTGCTTGATGATTGTAAACGCTATGGGACATTGGCCTTTTCTCATGCGGCGAGGGCGGGTTTTGTGGCTAAGACGTTGTTAAATAGCCTAGTGACAAGAGGCGAGCTTTCAGATGAACGCTGCATGATGTTTTTGAATAGCTTTGACACGGTGGCAGGGCAATTTGAAAAAGATAAGGCACGTTTTGCTAAGGGGGAGATAACGCTAGGAGAACTTATCGACAAATATGGGCACTTACGACCTGGGACATACGAAATTACAACTCCTGCATATTGGGAGCTTCCTGAGCAATATTTAATACCCAGAGAAGTGAAATTGACGGATCACGAGAGTGTCGATATGGCGTTTTCCGATGAGGAGCTATTCGCAATATCTTCGCTTCTGGAACAGTTGGAATCAGAAGTGAGTGAGCAAGAGTTTATCCACTACCTTATCAAGTCAACGCAAGAGCGCGAGCGAGTCAAATTTGAGATGACGAAAAACCTAAGCAAAGCGCTAGATTGTATCGCTAAATGGGCATATGGGGCAGGCTTAAGCAGAGAAGACGCATCATTTTTAACTTACAGTGATATTGAAAGCTTAAAGCTCAATCGCTCCGATTTTCAGGATTTGTTAGCCACGCTTCAAAGGAGAAAATCGAATTATCAAGTGACGAAAGTGATTGAGCTGCCGTCAGTGATTAATGATAAGTCCCAATTTTACTGCTTTGAAAGGTACGCGTCCTTACCAAACTACATCGGCTTGAAAAGTGTCACAGCAGATACTGCAACAATGATGGATGACAACACTAAGCTGAAAGGAAAAATAGTCATTATC
- a CDS encoding putative O-glycosylation ligase, exosortase A system-associated, which yields MRDLLFVVFFLVIMVISFRKPFIAVSMWLWSGIFVPVYWLFGFAESFRYNVIFAASAIISYLILKSKPNLRFDFLFFIVILFFLHTTITTNTTLILPEVSWIIWDYFSKAVLLFVFICLIIRKANHFNLLIWLIGLSIGFFALVEGLKFVKSGGFHQIHGPAGHLLADNNHLALAILMTIPLLVYLISATPERWLKIGLIGLVALCVLAVLGTKSRGGFVGLVIVGGYFWLKSNKKLVSTVGIIALVFIASSLLPGKWFERMDTLNDVESDGSFMTRVVSWKVHTLMAMERPILGGGFRATQFGHVWRSLLVDFDKLSFIPSAQPKQKGWAAHSIYFQVLGDHGFVGLFLYLLIICLAFLKLSSIEKYFGDSWQSTLAKMIKVSLMAYCVSGAAVSMAYFELFYALLAMIVCLSIIKKDSELENEKVRFTPPM from the coding sequence ATGAGGGATTTGTTATTTGTAGTTTTTTTTCTTGTCATCATGGTTATTTCTTTTAGAAAGCCATTTATCGCTGTATCTATGTGGTTATGGTCTGGTATATTTGTTCCAGTTTATTGGCTTTTTGGATTTGCAGAGTCATTCCGATATAATGTTATTTTTGCAGCATCAGCAATTATTTCGTATCTTATACTGAAGTCTAAACCCAACTTAAGGTTTGATTTTTTATTTTTTATAGTTATATTATTTTTCTTACACACCACGATAACCACCAATACAACCCTTATACTTCCAGAAGTATCATGGATAATATGGGATTACTTCTCAAAAGCAGTATTGTTGTTTGTATTCATTTGCTTAATTATTAGAAAAGCCAACCATTTTAATTTGCTAATATGGCTGATAGGATTGTCAATTGGATTTTTTGCACTAGTAGAAGGTCTAAAATTTGTAAAATCTGGCGGTTTCCATCAAATTCATGGCCCAGCCGGGCACCTCCTTGCTGACAATAACCACTTAGCGCTCGCAATTCTAATGACCATCCCTTTATTGGTTTACCTAATTTCAGCAACACCAGAAAGATGGTTGAAAATAGGACTTATCGGTTTGGTAGCATTGTGTGTATTGGCCGTATTAGGCACAAAATCTCGCGGAGGATTCGTTGGTTTAGTTATCGTAGGTGGCTATTTTTGGCTCAAATCCAACAAAAAATTAGTTTCAACGGTAGGAATTATAGCCCTAGTCTTTATTGCTTCCAGTTTACTCCCTGGGAAGTGGTTTGAGAGGATGGACACCTTAAATGACGTCGAATCTGATGGTTCGTTTATGACAAGGGTCGTATCCTGGAAAGTGCATACATTAATGGCGATGGAGCGCCCCATTCTTGGTGGAGGCTTCAGAGCTACACAATTTGGACATGTTTGGCGTTCTTTACTGGTAGATTTTGACAAATTAAGCTTTATTCCATCAGCCCAACCTAAACAAAAAGGTTGGGCTGCCCACAGTATTTATTTCCAAGTATTAGGTGATCATGGGTTTGTGGGGCTATTTCTTTACTTACTTATAATCTGCCTAGCTTTCTTAAAACTTTCATCCATTGAAAAGTACTTTGGTGATAGTTGGCAATCAACATTGGCTAAGATGATTAAAGTCTCTTTGATGGCGTATTGTGTGTCTGGGGCTGCCGTATCAATGGCTTATTTTGAATTATTCTATGCACTCCTTGCGATGATTGTCTGTTTGTCTATCATCAAGAAAGATTCTGAGCTAGAGAACGAAAAAGTAAGATTTACACCACCTATGTAG
- a CDS encoding SLC13 family permease, translating to MWEQGLVLAILLGIITCLLVTRLKPSYVFAGAAFLAFMAGMIELNTIAANFTNSSLLTLILLILASCALEKTLLISWVSRSLSKGHLGSVIAKLSVSTALLSSFTNNTAVVVSLISAIKRNQQHAPSKLLIPLSYAAIFGGTLTLIGTSTNLIINSFVEDAGLPSLNFFTPTAIGLAILVGGVLVLIPLSYLLPNYDDQNQEDLPYFLESRVEPNSNLVGRTISENNLRALRKLFLAEVIRDGVSMPSVGPDFVLKANDRLLFCGDVESVATLQEIPGLTLFGHQHLNGQNFVEAVISSSATICRKTLKESRFRDRFDAVVVAIRRGHERLEGGLGNITLAAGDTLILVPGKRFEAERRAHRKEFMLVNDLDSGVRLDAHKSSLVLLGFALVIGGSLLGLLPIIKGLAVYILALLTFGVIQVSELRRRFPVDIVVIVGSALSIAQLMISSGLSVRMGNMFIETFNGSGVFGALVATYIITLVLTELVTNNAAAALCFPIGYSMAVAYGVEPMPFIMAVLFGASASFISPYGYQTNLLVYSIGNYKLTDYVRIGVPISIVYSLLVLTLIPVFFPF from the coding sequence ATGTGGGAACAAGGACTAGTATTAGCGATTTTACTTGGCATTATCACTTGTTTGCTCGTAACCAGACTTAAACCCAGCTATGTATTTGCAGGGGCCGCTTTTCTCGCTTTCATGGCGGGTATGATTGAACTCAATACTATTGCGGCCAACTTTACGAACTCATCGTTGTTAACTTTGATCTTGTTGATTTTAGCCTCCTGTGCACTGGAGAAAACCCTATTAATCAGCTGGGTGAGTCGCAGCCTTTCGAAAGGCCATTTGGGCAGTGTGATTGCCAAACTTAGCGTTTCTACTGCACTACTCTCCTCCTTCACCAACAATACCGCTGTAGTGGTCTCCTTGATAAGTGCGATTAAACGCAACCAACAGCACGCGCCATCCAAATTGCTGATTCCACTTTCCTATGCGGCCATTTTTGGCGGGACGCTAACACTCATTGGCACGTCCACCAATCTCATCATTAACAGCTTTGTCGAAGATGCAGGCTTACCCAGCCTGAATTTTTTTACTCCAACTGCGATCGGCTTAGCGATACTGGTGGGCGGCGTATTGGTTTTGATCCCGCTAAGCTACCTACTCCCTAACTATGACGATCAGAATCAGGAAGACCTGCCTTACTTTCTAGAATCTCGTGTAGAGCCAAATTCTAATTTAGTCGGCCGTACCATCAGTGAAAACAATCTGCGTGCGCTGAGAAAACTCTTCTTAGCTGAAGTTATCCGTGATGGCGTTAGCATGCCTTCGGTAGGGCCCGATTTTGTGCTCAAAGCCAATGACCGTCTTCTCTTCTGTGGTGACGTTGAAAGCGTGGCGACACTGCAAGAAATCCCCGGCCTGACCTTATTTGGTCATCAACACCTTAACGGACAGAACTTTGTTGAAGCGGTAATAAGCTCCTCTGCGACCATTTGCCGCAAGACACTAAAAGAAAGTCGTTTTCGCGATCGTTTTGATGCCGTCGTGGTGGCGATTCGCCGTGGGCATGAGCGACTTGAAGGTGGCCTTGGCAATATTACATTAGCCGCGGGGGATACCTTAATTTTAGTACCCGGTAAACGTTTTGAAGCCGAACGACGCGCTCATCGTAAAGAGTTCATGCTGGTTAACGACTTAGACTCTGGGGTTCGATTGGATGCACACAAATCTTCTCTGGTTTTGCTTGGTTTTGCTTTAGTGATTGGTGGCTCCCTGCTCGGACTACTGCCAATCATCAAAGGCTTAGCAGTCTATATCCTTGCTTTACTTACGTTTGGCGTCATCCAAGTTTCTGAGCTTCGACGACGCTTTCCGGTCGATATCGTCGTGATTGTTGGCTCGGCCTTATCCATTGCCCAGCTTATGATTTCCTCTGGACTATCAGTCAGAATGGGAAACATGTTCATTGAAACTTTCAACGGTTCAGGGGTATTTGGCGCGCTGGTCGCCACCTACATTATAACCTTAGTTCTGACAGAGCTAGTAACCAACAATGCCGCTGCAGCACTTTGCTTCCCTATCGGCTACAGCATGGCCGTGGCTTATGGTGTTGAGCCCATGCCTTTTATTATGGCGGTTTTGTTCGGTGCCAGTGCGAGTTTTATTTCCCCTTATGGTTACCAAACCAACCTGTTGGTATATAGCATAGGAAACTACAAATTAACCGATTATGTTCGTATTGGTGTGCCCATTTCTATTGTTTACTCGCTACTGGTTCTGACGCTGATCCCAGTCTTCTTTCCATTTTAA
- the cysN gene encoding sulfate adenylyltransferase subunit CysN has product MNSAVETQLAELGIKGYLKQHQYKSLLRFLTCGSVDDGKSTLIGRLLHDSKQIYEDQLAAVHSDSQRVGTTGERPDLALLVDGLQAEREQGITIDVAYRYFSTQKRKFIIADTPGHEQYTRNMATGASTSDLAVILVDARKGVLDQTRRHSFISNLLGLRHFIVAINKMDLVNYSQQRFESIRDEYLKFSEHLTGNTDIQIIPISALEGDNVVDKGQNLSWFDGPSLLELLETVDVDQEKGTGDFRFPVQYVNRPNLDFRGFSGTISSGSVKVGDVIKALPSGKTSTVARIVTFDGDMEQAQAGLAVTLTLKDEIDISRGDLIVLDNAQVESTNHLLANVVWMTEQPLQPGRDYNIKIAGKKTVGHVSAIKHQYDINNLSTHHATELPLNGIGLCEWTFSEAIALDNYQDCADTGGFIIIDRLTNVTVGAGMVSESLASLDHSIADISAFELELNALIRKHFPHWQAKDLSQLLKK; this is encoded by the coding sequence ATGAACAGCGCAGTTGAAACTCAATTAGCCGAGCTTGGTATTAAAGGCTACCTGAAACAACACCAGTACAAGTCTTTGCTTAGATTTCTGACTTGTGGCTCAGTGGATGATGGTAAAAGTACGTTGATTGGACGATTGCTCCATGACTCAAAACAGATCTATGAGGACCAGCTTGCCGCCGTCCACTCAGATAGCCAACGTGTGGGTACAACGGGTGAAAGGCCAGATTTAGCCTTGCTTGTCGATGGTCTTCAAGCTGAACGAGAACAAGGGATTACCATTGACGTAGCTTACCGTTACTTCTCTACACAGAAGCGTAAGTTTATTATCGCTGATACACCCGGACACGAGCAGTACACACGAAACATGGCCACAGGCGCTTCAACGAGCGATCTTGCCGTCATTCTTGTTGACGCACGTAAAGGGGTGCTGGATCAGACTCGCCGCCACTCATTCATCTCTAACCTACTAGGTTTAAGACATTTTATTGTCGCTATCAACAAAATGGACCTCGTGAATTATTCACAACAACGTTTTGAGTCCATCCGTGATGAGTACCTAAAATTTTCTGAACACTTAACGGGTAATACCGATATTCAGATCATCCCAATCTCCGCACTAGAAGGGGATAACGTCGTCGATAAAGGCCAAAACCTAAGTTGGTTTGATGGCCCCTCTTTACTTGAATTGCTTGAAACCGTGGATGTCGACCAAGAAAAAGGCACAGGTGATTTCCGCTTCCCCGTGCAGTATGTGAACCGTCCAAATCTGGATTTTCGAGGTTTTTCCGGCACGATATCGTCTGGCTCGGTCAAAGTAGGCGATGTCATTAAAGCTCTCCCTTCAGGAAAAACCTCTACTGTCGCGCGCATCGTCACCTTTGATGGCGATATGGAACAAGCACAAGCAGGGTTAGCGGTCACATTAACCCTGAAGGATGAAATCGACATCAGCCGTGGCGATCTGATTGTGTTAGATAATGCACAGGTAGAATCGACCAACCATTTACTGGCCAACGTGGTCTGGATGACAGAGCAACCATTACAACCTGGTCGTGATTACAACATCAAGATCGCAGGTAAAAAGACTGTAGGTCATGTTAGCGCTATAAAACATCAATATGACATCAATAATCTGTCTACCCATCATGCCACCGAACTTCCTCTTAACGGTATTGGCTTATGTGAATGGACTTTTTCTGAGGCTATCGCTCTAGATAACTACCAAGACTGCGCAGATACTGGCGGGTTCATCATTATCGACCGTCTCACAAACGTGACCGTTGGTGCGGGTATGGTCAGTGAAAGTCTGGCATCACTGGATCACAGCATCGCCGATATTTCTGCCTTTGAGTTAGAGCTTAATGCGCTTATCCGTAAACACTTTCCGCATTGGCAGGCGAAAGATCTAAGCCAGTTACTGAAGAAATAG
- the cysD gene encoding sulfate adenylyltransferase subunit CysD, with the protein MDQQRLTHLKQLEAESIHIIREVAAEFDNPVMMYSIGKDSSVMLHLARKAFYPGKLPFPLLHVDTDWKFREMITFRDRIAKKYGFELIVHKNPEGLAMGCSPFVHGSSKHTDIMKTQGLKQALNKYGFDAAFGGARRDEEKSRAKERVYSFRDKNHTWDPKNQRPELWKTYNGQINKGESIRVFPLSNWTELDIWQYIYLENIEIVPLYLAEKRPVVERDGMLIMVDDDRMKLQSGEVIEQKSVRFRTLGCYPLTGAIESEADTLTAVIEEMLVATSSERQGRAIDHDQSGSMELKKRQGYF; encoded by the coding sequence ATGGACCAGCAACGTTTAACCCACCTTAAACAACTCGAAGCAGAAAGTATTCATATCATTCGTGAAGTTGCCGCTGAGTTTGATAACCCAGTGATGATGTATTCAATTGGTAAGGATTCATCTGTCATGCTTCACCTTGCTCGCAAAGCTTTTTACCCAGGTAAGCTCCCCTTCCCTTTGCTACATGTTGATACTGACTGGAAATTTCGAGAAATGATCACGTTTCGTGATCGCATCGCGAAAAAGTACGGTTTTGAGCTCATAGTTCATAAGAACCCTGAAGGACTAGCGATGGGTTGTAGTCCATTCGTTCATGGTTCGTCAAAACACACGGACATAATGAAAACCCAAGGTTTAAAACAGGCTTTGAACAAGTATGGGTTTGATGCTGCTTTTGGTGGAGCACGTCGTGATGAAGAGAAATCTCGCGCAAAAGAGCGAGTCTATTCCTTCCGAGATAAGAATCATACTTGGGACCCCAAAAACCAACGTCCGGAGCTTTGGAAAACGTACAACGGTCAAATTAACAAAGGAGAGAGCATTCGAGTGTTCCCACTATCAAACTGGACCGAGCTTGATATTTGGCAATACATATACTTAGAAAATATCGAGATAGTGCCACTTTATCTTGCAGAAAAGCGCCCGGTAGTTGAACGGGATGGTATGTTGATCATGGTTGATGATGACCGAATGAAATTGCAGTCAGGAGAAGTGATCGAACAAAAGAGCGTGCGTTTCCGTACTCTTGGCTGTTATCCACTCACCGGAGCAATTGAATCGGAAGCCGACACACTGACAGCCGTTATTGAAGAGATGTTGGTAGCAACCTCTAGTGAGCGCCAAGGACGTGCTATCGATCACGATCAATCTGGTTCTATGGAGCTAAAGAAACGTCAAGGTTACTTCTAA